From a region of the Halomonas sp. HL-93 genome:
- a CDS encoding aspartate aminotransferase family protein produces the protein MSHTPSRQDFDHYMAPNYSPQQVIPVRGEGSRLWDQEGREYIDFAGGIAVNSLGHCHPVLVDALKTQGEKLWHLSNVFTNEPALKLAKALVERTFADKVFLCSSGGEANEAALKLARRWAVDNHGEHKDKIISFYQSFHGRTFFTVSVGGQPKYSQGFGPVPGGILHATYNDLESVRKLVGDDTCAIMVEPMQGEGGIVPGTQDFLQGLRDLCDEHQALLIFDEVQTGVGRSGELYAYKNYGITPDILTSAKSLGGGFPVGAMLATDAVAKSLVIGTHGSTYGGNALASAVALAAVEFIDTPEVLEGVKKRHDLFCEHLETINRKHGVFKEIRGMGLLMGAQMADAFEGCAKDILPLAIEEGLMALIAGPNVLRMAPSLVIPEADIVEGMARLERAIERLVATE, from the coding sequence ATGAGCCACACCCCAAGCCGTCAGGATTTCGATCACTACATGGCGCCAAACTACTCGCCGCAGCAGGTCATTCCGGTGCGTGGTGAAGGCAGCCGCTTGTGGGACCAGGAGGGGCGTGAATATATCGATTTCGCCGGGGGCATCGCGGTCAACTCCCTGGGCCATTGCCACCCGGTGCTGGTCGACGCCCTCAAGACTCAGGGCGAAAAGCTGTGGCATCTCTCCAATGTGTTTACCAACGAGCCCGCGCTCAAGCTGGCCAAGGCGCTGGTCGAGCGCACCTTCGCCGACAAGGTGTTTTTATGTTCCTCCGGCGGTGAAGCCAACGAAGCGGCACTGAAGCTGGCGCGCCGTTGGGCAGTGGATAACCACGGTGAACACAAAGATAAGATTATTTCGTTTTACCAGTCTTTCCATGGCCGCACTTTCTTTACCGTGAGCGTGGGCGGCCAGCCCAAGTACTCCCAGGGCTTTGGCCCGGTGCCGGGCGGCATTCTGCATGCCACCTACAACGACCTGGAAAGCGTGCGCAAGCTGGTCGGCGACGACACCTGCGCGATCATGGTCGAGCCCATGCAGGGCGAGGGCGGCATCGTGCCCGGCACGCAGGACTTCCTCCAGGGGCTGCGCGACCTGTGCGACGAACACCAGGCGCTGCTGATCTTTGACGAGGTGCAAACCGGCGTCGGCCGCAGCGGCGAGCTCTATGCGTACAAGAATTACGGTATTACCCCGGATATTCTCACCAGCGCCAAGTCCCTTGGCGGTGGTTTCCCGGTGGGGGCGATGCTGGCGACCGATGCGGTTGCAAAATCGTTGGTCATCGGTACCCACGGTTCCACCTACGGCGGCAACGCGCTGGCCTCGGCGGTGGCCTTGGCGGCGGTCGAGTTTATCGATACACCCGAGGTGCTTGAAGGTGTCAAAAAGCGTCATGACCTGTTCTGCGAGCACCTGGAAACCATTAACCGCAAGCACGGCGTATTCAAGGAGATTCGCGGTATGGGCCTGCTGATGGGGGCGCAAATGGCCGATGCCTTCGAGGGTTGCGCCAAGGACATTCTGCCGCTGGCCATCGAAGAAGGCTTGATGGCGCTGATTGCCGGACCCAACGTGCTGCGTATGGCGCCGTCGCTGGTGATTCCCGAAGCGGATATTGTGGAAGGCATGGCCCGTCTGGAGCGTGCCATCGAACGGTTGGTTGCGACCGAATGA
- a CDS encoding GlxA family transcriptional regulator: protein MQHNADISPNAASRRRVAFVLLPGFSLLAHASALEPLQMANQLSGQMLYHTVTLSMDSEPVRSGAQLSLLAEHALDSPLGPLDWLLICAPTPLPYALPAKLNEWLRGHMGRGVMLGGLAGGTEVLARCGLLEGYRATLPWQRFDAFAQAYPQVTLSQQLFEIDRDRLTCAGGTAAMDMMLTLISQHHGARLAEQVSEQFLCDRIRMADERQHVPLRSRLGHAPQSLVDAVTLMEANIEEPLSTLELAEHLGISRRQLERLFKKYLQAVPSRYYLDLRLQEARKQLRESDRAVGDIAFATGFSSGAHFSTAYRHHFGMTPREERLG, encoded by the coding sequence ATGCAGCATAACGCAGATATCTCTCCGAATGCTGCCTCGCGACGGCGGGTAGCGTTTGTGCTGCTGCCCGGGTTTTCGCTGCTGGCCCATGCCAGCGCGCTGGAACCCTTGCAAATGGCTAATCAGCTCAGTGGGCAGATGCTTTACCATACCGTCACGCTAAGCATGGATAGCGAGCCGGTGCGCAGCGGCGCGCAGCTATCATTGCTGGCTGAGCATGCCCTGGACTCGCCACTTGGCCCTCTCGACTGGCTACTGATCTGCGCGCCTACGCCGTTGCCCTACGCGCTGCCCGCCAAGCTGAATGAGTGGCTACGGGGACATATGGGGCGTGGTGTGATGCTGGGCGGGCTGGCGGGCGGCACCGAAGTGCTGGCGCGTTGCGGACTGTTAGAGGGCTATCGTGCCACACTGCCGTGGCAGCGGTTTGACGCCTTTGCCCAGGCATATCCCCAGGTGACGCTTTCCCAGCAGCTATTTGAGATCGACCGCGATAGGCTCACCTGCGCGGGCGGTACGGCGGCGATGGACATGATGCTGACGTTGATCAGCCAGCATCACGGCGCACGTTTGGCCGAGCAGGTGTCGGAGCAGTTTTTATGTGACCGTATTCGCATGGCCGATGAACGCCAGCACGTACCCTTGCGCAGCCGTTTGGGCCACGCTCCGCAGAGCTTGGTGGATGCCGTTACGCTGATGGAAGCCAATATCGAGGAGCCGCTCTCAACCTTGGAGCTGGCCGAGCACTTGGGGATTTCCCGGCGTCAGTTAGAGCGGCTATTTAAGAAGTACCTGCAGGCGGTGCCCAGTCGCTATTACTTGGATCTGCGCTTGCAGGAAGCCCGCAAACAGCTGCGGGAAAGCGACCGGGCGGTAGGCGATATTGCGTTTGCCACCGGGTTTTCCTCGGGGGCGCACTTTTCAACCGCCTACCGTCACCATTTCGGCATGACGCCGAGGGAAGAACGCCTGGGTTAA
- a CDS encoding zinc-dependent alcohol dehydrogenase family protein, translating into MQAIQLKAPGGLDHLTVVDQAAPGEPGKGEIRVRLHASSLNFHDYAVVAGMIPTDDGRIPMSDGAGVVDAVGEGVSEFSVGDPVVSTFFPGWVEGPARVGDFRTTPGDGIDGYAREQVIAPATSFTYQPAEYSHAESATLTTAGLTAWRALVVDGGLKAGDTVLVLGTGGVSIFALQFAKMMGARVIATSSSNEKLARLRELGAEHTINYQETPEWGKAVKALTEGEGVDHVVEVGGPGTLPQSIDAVKIGGHIALIGVLTGREGEIPTAKLMAKQATLKGLIVGSRRDQIEMIRAIEANGMRPIIDREFALTDIADAFRHQEAGKHFGKICLTF; encoded by the coding sequence ATGCAAGCGATTCAACTGAAAGCACCAGGCGGTCTCGACCACCTGACGGTGGTAGATCAGGCCGCACCTGGCGAGCCGGGGAAAGGCGAAATTCGTGTGCGCTTGCACGCCAGCTCGCTGAACTTTCACGACTACGCTGTGGTGGCAGGGATGATACCCACCGACGATGGCCGCATTCCCATGTCAGATGGCGCCGGGGTTGTCGACGCCGTGGGTGAAGGCGTAAGCGAGTTCTCCGTGGGCGACCCGGTGGTCTCGACCTTCTTTCCAGGCTGGGTTGAAGGCCCGGCACGGGTTGGCGATTTCCGTACCACCCCCGGCGATGGCATCGATGGCTATGCACGCGAGCAGGTTATCGCGCCTGCCACGTCGTTCACCTATCAGCCGGCTGAGTACAGCCACGCCGAATCCGCCACTTTGACCACCGCCGGTCTCACCGCCTGGCGCGCGCTGGTCGTTGACGGAGGCCTGAAGGCTGGCGATACGGTGCTGGTGCTGGGCACCGGCGGTGTATCAATTTTTGCGCTGCAGTTTGCCAAGATGATGGGCGCGCGGGTGATTGCCACCTCGTCTTCCAACGAAAAGCTGGCTCGCCTGCGTGAGTTGGGGGCGGAACACACCATCAACTACCAAGAAACGCCCGAGTGGGGCAAAGCCGTCAAGGCATTGACCGAGGGCGAAGGCGTTGATCACGTGGTAGAAGTCGGTGGCCCCGGTACGCTGCCGCAGTCAATTGATGCGGTTAAGATCGGTGGGCATATTGCGCTGATTGGTGTGCTAACTGGACGCGAAGGTGAAATCCCCACTGCCAAGCTGATGGCTAAGCAGGCCACCCTCAAAGGCTTGATTGTCGGCAGCCGCCGCGACCAGATTGAAATGATCCGCGCTATCGAAGCCAATGGTATGCGGCCAATCATCGACCGCGAATTCGCGCTGACCGACATTGCCGATGCGTTTCGTCACCAAGAGGCCGGTAAGCACTTTGGGAAAATTTGTCTGACGTTCTAG
- the fabV gene encoding enoyl-ACP reductase FabV: protein MIIKPKVRGFICTTTHPVGCEQNVREQIEATRARNLDKSAGPKKVLVIGASSGYGLAARITAAFGYGADTLGVFFEKPATESKPGTAGWYNSAAFDKFAKQEGLYSKSINGDAFSHEARQKAIELIKQDMGEVDLVVYSLASPVRKLPDSGELKRSSLKPIGETYRATAIDTNKDAIIEAEVEPATQQEIDDTITVMGGEDWELWMDALDQAGVLAKGARSVAFSYIGTEITWPIYWHGALGKAKEDLDRAAAAIDAKLKETGGGANVAVLKSVVTQASAAIPVMPLYIAMVYRIMKEQGVHEGTIDQLNRLFGERLYAPQGGEMATDEVGRLRLDDWELRDDIQKACQDLWPEVTTDNLFEITDYAGYKHEFLKLFGFERDDVDYDADVDTLVEFDVVNL, encoded by the coding sequence GTGATTATTAAACCCAAAGTACGCGGCTTTATTTGCACGACCACCCACCCGGTTGGCTGCGAGCAGAACGTTCGCGAGCAGATCGAGGCCACTCGCGCACGCAATCTGGACAAAAGCGCCGGGCCCAAAAAGGTGCTGGTGATCGGGGCTTCCAGCGGGTACGGCTTGGCGGCGCGGATCACCGCCGCGTTTGGCTACGGTGCCGATACCCTGGGCGTGTTCTTTGAAAAACCTGCCACCGAGAGCAAACCCGGTACCGCAGGCTGGTACAACAGTGCGGCGTTCGATAAGTTCGCCAAGCAGGAAGGCCTTTACAGCAAGTCGATCAACGGCGACGCCTTCTCCCACGAAGCGCGTCAAAAAGCCATCGAACTGATCAAGCAGGACATGGGCGAAGTCGACCTGGTGGTGTATTCGCTAGCCTCACCGGTGCGTAAGTTGCCGGATAGTGGCGAGCTCAAGCGCTCTAGTTTGAAGCCGATTGGTGAAACCTACCGCGCCACGGCGATCGACACCAACAAAGACGCCATTATCGAAGCCGAGGTAGAGCCTGCCACCCAGCAAGAGATCGACGACACCATCACCGTGATGGGCGGCGAAGACTGGGAACTTTGGATGGATGCGCTCGACCAGGCTGGCGTGCTGGCGAAGGGCGCGCGCAGCGTGGCGTTTAGCTATATCGGCACCGAGATCACCTGGCCGATTTATTGGCACGGCGCGCTGGGTAAAGCCAAGGAAGATTTAGACCGCGCAGCGGCGGCTATCGATGCCAAGCTGAAAGAGACGGGGGGCGGCGCCAACGTGGCGGTACTCAAGTCAGTGGTGACCCAAGCCAGCGCGGCGATCCCGGTGATGCCGCTATACATCGCCATGGTCTATCGCATCATGAAAGAGCAAGGCGTTCACGAAGGTACCATTGATCAGCTCAATCGCTTGTTTGGCGAGCGCCTCTACGCGCCTCAAGGCGGCGAAATGGCCACCGATGAAGTGGGCCGCTTGCGCCTGGATGACTGGGAGCTGCGCGACGATATCCAGAAAGCCTGCCAGGACCTGTGGCCGGAAGTCACCACCGACAACCTGTTCGAGATCACCGACTACGCTGGCTACAAGCACGAGTTTCTGAAGCTGTTTGGCTTTGAGCGTGACGATGTCGATTACGATGCTGACGTCGACACGCTGGTCGAGTTTGATGTGGTCAACCTATAA
- a CDS encoding glutathione peroxidase: MTLYDQDCYTHLGQPFNLRALQGQVLLVVNVASRCGFTPQLKELEMLYQRYRDRGFTVLGFPCDQFGKQSPESAEAFCRFGEQNYGVTFPLMEKVRVNGSQAHPLFVLLKREAPGVLGTQMIKWNFTKFLIGRDGKVVARFGPRDKGRPLRLQLERALDEA, from the coding sequence ATGACACTTTACGATCAGGATTGTTATACCCACTTGGGGCAGCCGTTCAATCTGCGCGCATTGCAGGGTCAGGTCTTATTGGTGGTGAATGTCGCCAGCCGCTGCGGTTTTACCCCGCAGCTTAAAGAGCTGGAAATGCTCTACCAACGCTATCGCGACCGTGGCTTCACCGTGCTGGGATTTCCTTGTGATCAGTTTGGCAAGCAGTCGCCGGAAAGCGCTGAGGCCTTTTGTAGGTTTGGTGAACAGAACTATGGCGTGACGTTTCCATTAATGGAAAAAGTGCGCGTTAACGGTAGTCAGGCGCATCCGTTGTTTGTGCTTCTCAAACGTGAGGCGCCCGGTGTATTGGGTACGCAAATGATCAAATGGAATTTTACTAAGTTTTTAATTGGGCGAGATGGCAAGGTGGTTGCCCGCTTTGGTCCCCGTGATAAAGGCCGTCCACTGCGACTTCAGTTGGAGCGCGCCTTGGATGAGGCTTAG
- a CDS encoding antibiotic biosynthesis monooxygenase family protein codes for MKYIFEVHIRDGYRAEDYADAWVRASQLIQQAPGARGTELHRKIGDPNTLIAIAHWDSKASRDAMEAQPNPEIKEIIRRAAPCCEIRLIGEFEEPEWVVMPSNAES; via the coding sequence ATGAAATATATCTTCGAAGTGCATATCCGCGACGGCTACCGCGCCGAGGACTACGCCGACGCCTGGGTCCGCGCCAGCCAACTCATCCAGCAGGCACCAGGGGCACGCGGCACCGAGCTGCATCGCAAGATCGGCGACCCCAACACCCTGATCGCCATCGCCCATTGGGACAGCAAGGCCAGCCGCGACGCCATGGAAGCCCAGCCCAACCCGGAAATAAAGGAGATCATCCGTCGTGCGGCCCCCTGCTGCGAGATCCGCCTGATCGGCGAATTCGAGGAGCCGGAGTGGGTGGTGATGCCGTCGAATGCCGAGTCATAA
- a CDS encoding DUF7079 family protein — translation MNAQQLVDERGDLWLAIAPLWLDREPSERDYAQMVEVVERYQMSFHELEWMFRLEMAPVMARYQLSIASEWRQFNDRKLMQQLVSHNLRLKGWRRKSWALFSGMTTMMVRHRWNELMSRVMIARSEA, via the coding sequence ATGAACGCACAGCAGCTAGTCGATGAACGCGGCGATTTATGGTTGGCAATAGCCCCGTTATGGCTAGACCGCGAACCCAGCGAACGCGATTACGCCCAGATGGTGGAAGTTGTAGAGCGCTATCAGATGTCGTTTCACGAGTTGGAGTGGATGTTTCGCTTAGAAATGGCACCGGTGATGGCCCGATACCAACTGTCTATTGCCAGTGAATGGCGGCAGTTCAATGACCGTAAACTGATGCAACAACTGGTCAGCCATAACCTGCGTTTAAAGGGTTGGCGGCGTAAAAGCTGGGCGCTGTTTTCGGGTATGACCACGATGATGGTGCGCCACCGCTGGAATGAGTTAATGAGCCGGGTGATGATCGCCCGCAGCGAGGCCTAA
- a CDS encoding SDR family NAD(P)-dependent oxidoreductase, translated as MQIDLNGKHAIITGSTAGIGFAIAQGLANAGAEVVITGRTQARIDEAIAAIKKDVPNAKATGVAADLGTAEGCQTLIDQQPETDILINNVGIFGPQDFFEVDDATWQQFFDVNIMSAVRLSRHYAQGMRDRDWGRIQFLSSESGINIPSEMVHYGMTKSALLSVSRGLAKVLSGTQVTVNAILPGPTRSEGVLNMIQEMAEKEGVSQEDVEARFVQENRPSSIIQRLATPEEVASMSVYAASPQASATTGAALRVEGGIVDTLT; from the coding sequence ATGCAGATTGATCTCAACGGCAAGCACGCGATTATCACCGGCTCGACAGCAGGTATCGGCTTTGCGATTGCCCAGGGCTTGGCCAATGCAGGTGCCGAGGTAGTTATCACCGGGCGCACCCAGGCGCGAATTGACGAGGCCATCGCGGCCATCAAGAAAGACGTTCCCAACGCCAAAGCGACGGGCGTGGCCGCCGACTTGGGCACCGCCGAGGGCTGCCAGACGCTGATCGATCAGCAGCCGGAGACCGACATCCTGATCAATAACGTGGGCATCTTTGGTCCGCAGGACTTTTTTGAGGTCGACGACGCTACCTGGCAGCAGTTTTTCGACGTTAACATCATGAGCGCCGTGCGCCTGTCGCGCCACTACGCCCAGGGTATGCGCGACCGGGACTGGGGGCGCATCCAGTTCCTGTCCAGCGAATCAGGCATCAACATTCCCAGCGAAATGGTCCACTACGGCATGACCAAATCGGCGCTGCTGTCGGTCTCGCGGGGCCTTGCGAAAGTATTGAGCGGCACCCAGGTGACCGTCAACGCCATTTTACCGGGGCCGACCCGCTCCGAGGGCGTGCTCAACATGATCCAGGAAATGGCCGAAAAAGAAGGCGTTTCGCAAGAGGACGTGGAAGCACGCTTCGTGCAGGAGAACCGCCCCTCGTCGATCATTCAGCGCCTGGCAACCCCCGAGGAAGTGGCTAGCATGAGCGTCTACGCGGCCTCGCCCCAGGCCAGCGCCACCACCGGCGCCGCCCTGCGCGTGGAAGGCGGGATCGTGGATACGCTTACCTGA
- a CDS encoding YebC/PmpR family DNA-binding transcriptional regulator: MGRAFQNRKESMAKTADAKTKVYSKYGREIYVCAKAGGTDPNANLALRGLMERAKKDQVPSHVIDKALDKASGAGGEDFSPARYEGFGPGNAMVIVECLTDNPNRTFGDVRGCFTKTKSKIGTPGSVSHMFDHCAIFAFAGSDEEAVLEALMEADVDVTDIELEDGRITVFAPHTDYAKAKQALLDTFGEVDFEVDEIQFLPQTTTPVEGDDVAMFEKLLNTLNDLDDVQNVYHSAELPSDSE, translated from the coding sequence ATGGGTAGGGCTTTTCAGAACCGTAAAGAATCCATGGCCAAAACGGCCGATGCGAAGACAAAAGTCTACAGCAAGTATGGTCGCGAGATTTATGTTTGCGCCAAAGCGGGAGGCACTGATCCCAATGCCAACCTGGCGCTGCGGGGCTTGATGGAGCGCGCCAAGAAAGACCAAGTGCCGTCTCACGTGATTGATAAGGCATTGGACAAGGCCAGCGGCGCCGGCGGCGAGGATTTCTCACCCGCACGCTACGAAGGCTTTGGCCCCGGTAACGCCATGGTGATTGTCGAATGCTTGACCGACAATCCCAACCGCACCTTTGGGGATGTGCGCGGTTGTTTCACTAAAACCAAAAGCAAAATCGGCACCCCTGGCAGCGTCAGCCACATGTTTGACCACTGCGCGATTTTCGCGTTTGCCGGTAGCGACGAAGAAGCCGTGCTGGAAGCGCTGATGGAGGCGGATGTCGACGTCACCGACATCGAACTGGAAGACGGTCGGATCACCGTGTTTGCCCCGCATACCGACTACGCCAAAGCCAAGCAGGCGCTGCTTGACACCTTCGGCGAGGTAGACTTCGAAGTCGATGAAATTCAGTTTCTACCGCAAACCACCACGCCGGTAGAGGGCGACGATGTCGCCATGTTTGAAAAATTATTGAACACGCTTAACGATCTGGACGACGTACAAAACGTCTACCACAGCGCTGAGTTGCCCTCAGACAGCGAGTAA
- a CDS encoding LysE family translocator, translating into MPFSLWLSLAAVCAMGAMSPGPSLALVLRHTLGGGRLVGMTAALCHAGGVGAYALLTVLGLGALIAKSPALFQLITWAGAAYLAWLGIQALRAGGAGAMQQQGAVTSNARAAKEGLLVALGNPKLIIFFIALLSQFVTPDMSLLGKVLIVVTAMVIDGGWYVLVAVALSHSRVLPWLQQRAHWINRITGVLLLALALRVVAGPLG; encoded by the coding sequence ATGCCATTCTCACTTTGGCTATCGTTGGCGGCGGTATGCGCCATGGGTGCCATGTCGCCGGGGCCGAGTCTGGCACTGGTGCTGCGCCATACGCTGGGCGGCGGCAGGCTGGTCGGCATGACGGCCGCGCTATGTCATGCCGGCGGGGTGGGGGCCTATGCGCTGCTCACCGTGTTGGGCTTGGGCGCCTTGATCGCCAAGTCGCCTGCGCTCTTTCAACTGATTACCTGGGCGGGGGCCGCCTACCTGGCGTGGTTGGGTATCCAGGCGTTGCGCGCGGGTGGCGCGGGGGCCATGCAGCAACAGGGGGCGGTCACTTCCAACGCTCGCGCTGCCAAAGAAGGCTTGCTGGTGGCGCTTGGCAATCCCAAGCTGATCATTTTCTTCATTGCCCTGCTGAGCCAGTTTGTGACGCCTGACATGAGCCTGCTCGGCAAAGTATTGATCGTGGTGACGGCGATGGTCATCGACGGCGGATGGTACGTGCTGGTGGCCGTTGCGCTGTCCCATTCGCGGGTGTTGCCCTGGCTTCAGCAGCGCGCCCACTGGATCAACCGGATTACCGGCGTCTTGCTGTTGGCACTGGCGCTGCGCGTCGTGGCGGGCCCACTGGGCTAG
- a CDS encoding C45 family autoproteolytic acyltransferase/hydolase: MLDVTHLRGSRHAIGVAHGQRHAAQIQRSIEVYDRLFQDFVGLDWAAARQEARRFIPAIERGFPAILDELEGIAEGADLQRDDILTLNCRSEISLTQASGGCSAFSLYQQGRQWLAQNWDWRLDQLDNVVILRIEGDDAPPLVSVGEAGMLAKIGLNAHGLGVCLNAIRSQTCGDGLPIHVALRKLLESDGFTSAQRIVEKDRVASPAHFLVASAKGQAAGFEVQPGPPGVLEPSDGRVTHTNHLYAAAATACVADFPKPDSHVRLRRLDELLDPPPEASVSALFDVLSDHHNAPMSICKHTDIDLPEAERMETLFAVVMALDERTLHLRHGYPCKTRQTLSIALD, from the coding sequence ATGCTCGACGTAACCCACCTGCGTGGTAGCCGCCATGCCATTGGCGTGGCCCATGGCCAGCGCCACGCCGCACAGATTCAGCGCAGCATTGAGGTCTATGACCGGCTGTTTCAAGACTTTGTAGGCCTCGACTGGGCCGCCGCCCGGCAAGAGGCGCGGCGCTTTATACCGGCTATCGAACGCGGCTTTCCGGCGATTCTGGATGAGCTCGAGGGCATTGCCGAGGGCGCCGACCTGCAGCGCGACGACATCCTCACCCTCAACTGCCGCAGCGAGATCTCGCTAACCCAAGCCAGCGGCGGCTGTTCCGCCTTCTCGCTCTACCAGCAGGGTCGCCAATGGCTGGCCCAGAACTGGGACTGGCGCCTCGACCAGCTCGATAACGTGGTGATACTGCGTATAGAGGGCGACGACGCCCCGCCGCTGGTCAGCGTCGGCGAGGCCGGGATGCTGGCCAAGATCGGCCTCAACGCCCACGGCCTCGGCGTGTGTCTCAACGCCATCCGCTCGCAGACCTGCGGCGACGGCCTGCCGATCCACGTCGCCCTGCGCAAACTTCTCGAGAGCGACGGTTTCACCAGCGCCCAGCGCATCGTCGAAAAGGACCGCGTCGCTTCACCGGCGCACTTTCTGGTCGCGAGCGCTAAAGGCCAGGCCGCCGGCTTCGAGGTCCAGCCCGGGCCACCGGGGGTACTCGAGCCCAGCGACGGGCGGGTGACCCACACCAACCACCTCTACGCCGCGGCCGCCACCGCCTGTGTCGCCGATTTCCCCAAGCCCGACTCCCATGTGCGCCTGCGCCGCCTCGATGAGCTGCTCGACCCACCGCCCGAAGCGAGCGTCAGCGCGCTGTTCGACGTACTGAGCGACCACCACAATGCGCCCATGTCGATCTGCAAGCACACCGACATCGACCTGCCCGAGGCCGAGCGCATGGAGACCTTGTTCGCAGTGGTGATGGCCCTCGACGAGCGCACCCTTCACCTGCGCCACGGCTACCCCTGCAAGACCCGGCAGACGCTGAGCATCGCGCTCGACTAA